From Patescibacteria group bacterium, a single genomic window includes:
- a CDS encoding RNA methyltransferase, with product MKFVLVIPNIRSGHNVGAMFRTADGAGVDKIYLTGYTPCPPHPQVDKVSLGAEKSVSWQYFKQAGRLLKQLKKEGYNIVALEHTKTSKDIFKWKPKFPIALIVGNEKTGVTKSLLKYCDEAVEIPMKGKKTSLNVSVAAGIAIYRICNQL from the coding sequence ATGAAGTTTGTTCTTGTTATCCCCAACATCCGCAGTGGTCATAATGTCGGCGCCATGTTTCGTACCGCCGATGGCGCCGGGGTTGATAAAATATATTTAACCGGCTACACGCCCTGTCCGCCGCATCCGCAGGTAGACAAAGTTTCCCTGGGTGCGGAAAAGTCGGTATCTTGGCAATATTTTAAGCAAGCCGGAAGGTTGCTTAAACAATTAAAGAAAGAAGGGTATAATATAGTGGCGCTGGAACACACCAAAACCAGCAAAGACATTTTTAAATGGAAACCGAAGTTTCCAATTGCGCTCATTGTCGGCAATGAAAAAACCGGCGTGACTAAATCTTTATTAAAATATTGTGATGAGGCGGTTGAGATCCCGATGAAAGGCAAGAAAACCAGTTTAAACGTCAGCGTCGCCGCCGGCATAGCAATTTATCGCATATGCAATCAACTGTAA
- the ruvC gene encoding crossover junction endodeoxyribonuclease RuvC — MQNEIILGIDPGFGRVGYGVVTKGKGREWTPVAFGCIETSPKKTFVDRLAQVHEELVGLIKKYKPTRMAVEELFFFKNLKTAIEVGQARGVILLTAVENKLPVDEFTPLQVKQAVTGYGRAEKQQMQKIVAMILGIKEKIKSDDAADALAVALCAGQSLWVTKIK, encoded by the coding sequence ATGCAAAACGAAATTATTCTTGGAATTGACCCCGGGTTTGGCCGGGTGGGTTATGGCGTCGTGACCAAAGGAAAAGGGAGAGAGTGGACTCCGGTTGCTTTTGGCTGTATTGAAACCTCACCTAAAAAAACATTTGTTGACCGTTTGGCCCAAGTGCATGAAGAGTTGGTTGGTTTAATAAAAAAATATAAACCAACGCGGATGGCTGTTGAGGAACTATTTTTTTTCAAGAATTTAAAAACCGCCATTGAAGTCGGGCAGGCGAGAGGCGTGATACTGCTTACGGCCGTAGAAAACAAATTGCCGGTTGATGAGTTCACTCCTTTGCAGGTCAAACAAGCCGTGACCGGTTATGGCCGGGCGGAAAAACAGCAGATGCAAAAAATTGTGGCCATGATCTTGGGAATTAAAGAAAAAATAAAATCGGATGACGCGGCCGACGCGTTGGCTGTGGCCTTATGCGCCGGGCAGAGTTTGTGGGTAACAAAAATTAAATAA
- a CDS encoding YebC/PmpR family DNA-binding transcriptional regulator, which produces MSGHSKWHNIQGRKGKQDAIRSSQFSKMSKIISIAARGGGDPAANFSLRLSIEKAKAVGMPKDNIERAIKKGTGELGGAQIEEVIYEGYGPGGVAVLVKVLTDNKNRTVSDIKHLFADAGGSMGGAGSVMWMFEQLGIITIDKNKLSGKVSRDDFDLQMIDAGAEDLEDSEDQIDIKTKMENFQKVLNKVKELGIEPAESGLEWVAKDKVPVSDEIRSKLERLFASFEENDDVSDYYTNAV; this is translated from the coding sequence ATGAGCGGTCATTCCAAATGGCACAACATCCAGGGAAGGAAGGGCAAACAGGACGCAATCAGAAGCAGCCAGTTTTCTAAAATGAGCAAAATTATCTCCATAGCGGCCAGAGGCGGCGGTGATCCGGCGGCCAATTTTTCTTTGCGTTTATCCATTGAAAAAGCCAAAGCCGTCGGGATGCCGAAAGATAATATTGAAAGAGCGATTAAAAAAGGCACCGGCGAGCTGGGTGGCGCGCAAATTGAAGAAGTAATTTATGAGGGTTATGGACCGGGCGGAGTGGCCGTGTTGGTTAAAGTTTTAACTGACAATAAAAACCGGACGGTTTCGGACATAAAACATCTTTTTGCTGACGCCGGCGGGTCAATGGGCGGAGCGGGCAGTGTGATGTGGATGTTTGAACAGCTGGGCATAATTACCATTGATAAAAATAAATTATCCGGGAAAGTTTCGCGAGATGATTTTGATTTACAAATGATTGATGCCGGGGCCGAGGACCTTGAGGACAGCGAAGATCAAATAGATATCAAAACCAAAATGGAAAATTTTCAAAAGGTCTTGAACAAGGTGAAAGAACTGGGCATTGAACCGGCTGAATCCGGTTTAGAATGGGTGGCCAAAGACAAGGTGCCGGTGAGTGATGAGATAAGAAGTAAATTGGAGCGGCTTTTTGCCAGTTTTGAGGAAAACGATGATGTGAGCGATTACTACACCAATGCGGTTTAA
- the amrB gene encoding AmmeMemoRadiSam system protein B gives MKEKIIIAVVFILAIGVGLFGYFYAGKSERISEKTGEAKQAGVNFPISNFHKSYSSDLDLYENFFKQATSTEKTGEQAISGVIPHHLVAGKYIANFVKGLSDQHPQTIVLIGPNHLQRGPDQIVSGVYDWQTPYGVLKTDEKIIKNLSTAGVVKINDDIIDGEWSISSDVPFLKRIWPDAKIIPIILKNDINKSELDNLSDQLIKYLPKNSIVLASVDFSHYLPKEVANFHDDLSINTLASGNISQVDKLEIDSQSSLYLLMKYNQLKGVEKFNLVSHTNSADIVGQPDLQETTSHVIGYFSPGQATEKPEVALQFFGDIMLDRNVAKAMATSGLDYIFAKLKAQENRFFWGTDLMGANLEGPFAPARIKTSKSIAFRFDPLLAPQLKNYGFGLLDLANNHAIDMGWSNLDFTKTVLSAAGLNYFGDELREGPEYSWIGDVGGYKIAFIGLNNTDHTLNLSEVEKAMVEAKKSADYVIIDTHWGVEYKDHSNENQQYLAHWLIDKGADAVIGGHPHVVEEMEMYKDKPIFYSLGNFIFDQYFSPETQEGISVGLIFGENGVKKVYVFPFYSQKSQPQLMNGQQRADFMKKFNFPNI, from the coding sequence ATGAAAGAAAAAATTATTATTGCGGTGGTGTTTATTTTAGCCATCGGTGTCGGCCTGTTCGGCTATTTTTATGCCGGAAAAAGTGAAAGAATTTCGGAAAAAACAGGGGAAGCCAAACAAGCCGGCGTAAATTTTCCAATTTCTAATTTTCATAAAAGCTACTCATCCGACCTGGATCTGTATGAAAATTTTTTTAAACAAGCCACCTCAACTGAAAAAACCGGTGAGCAGGCGATATCCGGAGTGATTCCGCACCATTTAGTGGCCGGTAAATACATTGCCAATTTTGTTAAAGGATTATCCGATCAGCATCCACAGACCATTGTTTTGATTGGACCAAATCATTTACAAAGAGGTCCGGATCAAATCGTGTCCGGAGTTTATGATTGGCAGACACCTTATGGGGTCTTAAAAACTGATGAAAAAATTATCAAAAATTTATCCACTGCCGGCGTTGTAAAAATTAATGATGATATTATTGACGGCGAGTGGAGCATTTCTTCGGATGTGCCGTTTTTAAAACGGATTTGGCCGGACGCAAAAATTATTCCGATTATTTTAAAAAACGATATTAATAAATCCGAATTGGATAATTTGTCCGATCAGCTTATAAAATATTTACCAAAAAATTCTATAGTTTTGGCCAGTGTTGATTTTTCTCATTATTTACCCAAAGAAGTGGCAAATTTTCATGATGATCTGTCAATCAACACTCTGGCGAGCGGGAACATTTCCCAGGTTGATAAATTGGAAATTGATAGCCAGAGCAGTTTATATCTGTTAATGAAATATAATCAATTAAAAGGCGTGGAAAAATTTAATTTGGTTTCACACACCAACAGCGCCGATATAGTCGGCCAGCCGGATTTGCAAGAAACAACCAGCCATGTGATCGGCTATTTTTCACCGGGGCAGGCAACCGAAAAACCGGAGGTGGCGTTACAATTTTTCGGAGATATAATGCTGGATAGAAATGTGGCCAAAGCCATGGCTACATCCGGTTTGGATTATATTTTTGCAAAACTAAAAGCCCAGGAAAATAGATTTTTTTGGGGAACGGATTTAATGGGCGCCAACTTGGAAGGACCGTTTGCGCCGGCGCGTATAAAAACTTCAAAATCAATCGCTTTTAGATTTGATCCGTTACTAGCGCCGCAACTGAAAAATTACGGGTTTGGGCTTTTAGATCTGGCCAATAATCACGCCATAGATATGGGTTGGAGCAATTTGGATTTTACTAAAACAGTTTTATCAGCCGCCGGTTTAAATTATTTTGGCGATGAGCTTCGGGAAGGGCCGGAGTATTCGTGGATTGGCGATGTCGGCGGGTATAAAATTGCTTTTATCGGTTTAAATAATACTGATCATACCTTGAATCTGTCTGAAGTTGAGAAAGCAATGGTTGAGGCAAAAAAATCGGCTGATTATGTTATAATAGATACTCATTGGGGCGTTGAATATAAGGATCATTCAAATGAAAACCAGCAGTATTTGGCGCATTGGTTGATTGATAAGGGCGCGGACGCGGTTATCGGCGGTCATCCGCACGTGGTTGAAGAAATGGAGATGTATAAAGATAAGCCGATCTTTTATTCATTGGGAAATTTTATTTTTGACCAGTATTTTTCACCGGAGACACAGGAGGGAATCAGTGTTGGTTTGATCTTTGGTGAAAACGGCGTAAAAAAGGTTTATGTTTTTCCGTTTTATTCGCAAAAATCCCAGCCGCAATTGATGAACGGCCAGCAAAGGGCGGACTTCATGAAAAAATTTAATTTTCCAAACATATGA